One part of the Chthoniobacterales bacterium genome encodes these proteins:
- a CDS encoding glycosyltransferase family 4 protein, with product MKIGLLHYSMPPAIGGVERIVAAHTRLFRIDGHEVILLCDGSQGEMAAEFPWLAVPGFQNTGEFHSNRDAFVSFIQLQKLGFLIVHNVLTMPFCPAATAACHVLAASALPVISWVHDLAAVNPYYVVPENDLLRQHPTGAHVVAISPERAIAYQKLTGHASVTVVPNGIDNVGELAGALLENRPKLRAALPGAFPVLFHPTRLLRRKNIGLGIQVASELKRLGFTPRLLISGAAESFSGDQAAYRKELDALVAELDLNEEIHFLADERPVAESDLTPLYAIADALFFPSEQEGFGLPMLEAGLRGLPIFASATQPLAHLATENGIVFDLATSPIEITRKISHFFSSSPSSHVRQLIRRDFDWQAIHQKHILPLLHRPQTP from the coding sequence ATGAAAATTGGCCTGCTGCATTATTCGATGCCCCCGGCGATTGGCGGCGTCGAGCGCATCGTTGCGGCGCACACGAGACTCTTCCGCATTGACGGACACGAGGTCATCCTGCTTTGCGATGGGAGTCAGGGCGAAATGGCAGCCGAGTTCCCGTGGCTCGCGGTGCCGGGGTTTCAAAACACAGGCGAGTTCCATTCGAATCGGGACGCTTTTGTGAGTTTCATTCAACTCCAAAAACTCGGTTTTCTCATCGTCCACAACGTCCTCACCATGCCGTTCTGCCCGGCGGCGACAGCGGCGTGTCACGTGCTGGCCGCGAGCGCGTTGCCCGTCATTTCCTGGGTTCACGATCTGGCGGCGGTGAATCCTTATTACGTCGTCCCGGAAAACGACCTCCTGCGCCAGCATCCGACGGGAGCCCACGTCGTCGCCATTTCCCCGGAACGCGCCATCGCTTACCAGAAACTCACCGGCCACGCGTCCGTAACGGTGGTTCCCAACGGCATCGACAACGTCGGCGAACTCGCGGGCGCGCTTCTGGAGAATCGACCAAAACTGCGGGCTGCATTGCCGGGCGCGTTCCCAGTTTTGTTTCATCCGACGCGATTGCTGCGCCGCAAAAACATCGGGCTCGGCATTCAAGTTGCATCCGAATTGAAGCGGCTCGGATTCACCCCCCGCCTGCTCATTTCCGGCGCGGCGGAGTCATTTTCCGGGGATCAGGCGGCGTATCGCAAAGAACTCGACGCGCTCGTGGCCGAGTTAGATTTGAATGAGGAAATCCACTTTCTTGCCGACGAAAGGCCCGTCGCTGAGTCCGATCTCACTCCGCTCTATGCCATCGCCGACGCCTTGTTTTTCCCCAGCGAACAGGAGGGTTTCGGCCTGCCCATGCTGGAGGCGGGCTTGCGCGGGCTCCCCATTTTCGCCTCCGCCACCCAGCCGCTGGCGCATCTCGCCACAGAAAACGGCATTGTCTTCGATCTCGCTACATCGCCCATTGAAATTACGCGGAAAATCAGCCATTTTTTCTCCAGCTCCCCAAGTTCGCACGTCCGGCAGCTCATCCGGCGCGATTTCGATTGGCAGGCCATCCATCAAAAGCACATTCTACCACTATTGCATCGTCCCCAAACCCCATGA
- a CDS encoding DUF1501 domain-containing protein: MNISRRFFLKSTGALALYCGISPGNILGSNAPAIVTQGKTLVVIFLRGGMDGLNFLVPFADPGYAAIRKSIGIKAPGTEGGALDIDGFFGLHPKAAALLPFFKDGTAMGLHAVGYALNTRSHFEEQDVWETGVIGNTVSSDGWLNRHLLTSTGHGPVRAVSIGDNLPRILRGKAPAFALEGISDLSFPSSKQSDDASISAALEHAYCVEPRQEKNAARDLLAETAQTTLDGMHQIQRATAGVYTPGAEYPKTTIGKRLAEAARLIKCGLGVEVVEIDYGGWDTHQNQGNVEGAFGNLVGGLSDAIAAFTKDLGSKMNDTLLLTISDFGRTAAENGTAGTDHGWANCMLAVGGDLSNRAGKSSPVLSQWPGLAKDQLHQGRDLLHTTDFRDVLGEVVTAHLGNARLKTVLPGHEFKPVGLV; this comes from the coding sequence ATGAATATCTCACGCCGTTTTTTCCTGAAATCCACTGGTGCTCTCGCCCTTTACTGCGGCATTTCACCGGGCAACATTCTCGGCAGCAACGCGCCAGCTATCGTGACCCAGGGAAAAACTTTGGTCGTCATTTTTCTGCGCGGCGGCATGGACGGGCTGAATTTTCTCGTGCCGTTTGCCGATCCTGGTTACGCCGCCATTCGCAAAAGCATCGGGATCAAAGCTCCCGGAACCGAGGGTGGCGCGCTCGACATCGACGGATTTTTTGGGCTGCATCCGAAGGCGGCGGCGCTGCTGCCATTCTTCAAAGACGGCACGGCGATGGGACTCCACGCGGTCGGTTATGCGCTGAATACGCGCTCGCATTTCGAGGAGCAGGACGTCTGGGAAACGGGGGTCATCGGCAACACAGTCAGTTCCGATGGCTGGCTGAATCGCCACTTGCTCACCTCGACGGGACATGGCCCGGTGCGGGCGGTTTCCATCGGCGATAATCTCCCAAGGATTCTTCGCGGCAAAGCTCCGGCGTTTGCGCTGGAAGGGATTTCTGATCTATCGTTTCCGTCCTCGAAACAGAGTGACGACGCCTCTATTTCCGCCGCCTTGGAACACGCGTATTGCGTCGAGCCGCGCCAGGAAAAAAACGCCGCCCGCGACCTTCTCGCCGAGACCGCGCAGACGACGCTCGACGGGATGCATCAGATCCAGCGCGCCACTGCTGGCGTTTATACGCCAGGCGCTGAATACCCGAAAACGACCATTGGCAAACGTCTCGCAGAAGCCGCGCGGCTGATCAAATGCGGACTCGGAGTCGAAGTCGTCGAGATCGATTACGGCGGCTGGGACACGCATCAAAATCAGGGAAACGTCGAGGGCGCGTTTGGCAATCTCGTCGGCGGATTGTCCGACGCCATCGCGGCATTTACGAAGGATCTCGGCTCGAAAATGAACGACACATTGCTCCTCACGATCAGCGACTTTGGCCGCACCGCCGCTGAAAACGGCACTGCCGGCACCGACCACGGCTGGGCCAATTGCATGTTGGCCGTGGGTGGCGATCTCTCCAATCGAGCAGGCAAATCCAGCCCGGTTCTTTCCCAATGGCCGGGGCTCGCGAAGGACCAGCTCCACCAAGGGCGGGACCTTTTGCACACGACGGATTTCCGCGATGTGCTCGGCGAAGTGGTCACCGCACATCTCGGCAATGCCCGCTTGAAGACGGTTCTTCCTGGACACGAATTCAAGCCGGTCGGGCTAGTGTAA
- a CDS encoding DUF1800 family protein, with translation MKGFCHFLLLLLLASEARAVAPAMRVRFPSPTIQVEAGRTKMIAFQRSGTDLAPAELQPIVTPADQVEVVLPGKILDQQPVGYLRIRALKPGRATLKMGGASLALEITPETTPKLVLEPRIVAPLAGAAVWGQVAVTADCFVPDGTEATAVLRLANGTEVFPEPLAAVPKGPGRHFVFSVDTTRMSSGETDLNLEVVVKGSAPIAAEPVRVRVIAPKVEELIAGECEDTINTPRTEKYGLKTPVVGKDDSASSGACVRNTSPEPVWLTSIDIKEAGEYQMMVVARGDAAVGAYPTMTLRLDDLPKPVTNGRVSDHIWRRAPLGLPVHLDVGSHIVGVRFQNDFSNGKVDRNLYLDRYEFAKVSAGPAVAGEGDAPMMMMAPMMSDAATPVRVGASGFKVNFSSIFDGRSVAGPVTLKAQCRMDDPAATRFPEIGLWVNKTKVASESGPSLVYTIDPGMLNPGQNTVQLRSQDAVGAWVESAPQTLVLDGPKPPTTRRVEYFTMFDPGWDGEMAKRYEKEGKRLADSAAWFTNGESVLRLPETLTGNFQLSLLAKGQFYKVLPMAEVALRVNGKETAVLQSEIKPEWSEVRAGNFSLPTGPKELVVRFINDESDGRKNDRNFWLRAIKLTESTTPQKASVALKYWPQNQAAGLSDAVVAQFSAPDGLATADLVIDDIPQNLATDISDGLNPVLLPLLTRSLKPGSHRLQVVAFDADGKKTASTTKEIFVSAKREPATGNYAKAVALLDRLGFGASPADLLPLLTQGPAQWLASALAPDANQRAIVRSAINQRFAGEDASNNLVRQVLYEAVVDPNPVRDRFVLWTENHFSTWIEKTGREKKRREHEAFARIGVASFSDLLLTSAMSPAMLLYLDQQRSFAGRLNENYAREIMELHTLGVKGGYTQSDVTALAGLLTGWSMAEQGDLEGTGGDLVGEFRYDPDLNAGAPTQILGLEFPKAAPEERFARVEMALDMLASYPSTGEFISRKLAEHYVSDPAPASLVQKMGLVYLKTGGDMKALMTAMVQSPEFAAAPRRIATPLDFSLRMARAVRLEETSPIADFLRRSGMGLFDHSTPDGYSAADSDYVSSNALMQRWRLGQKIEGPLLSVIPKTWRDEKKLTPEQTQRMLDFTATRLLGACLSETSNQAAIELLAKTEPTGDARSRLIVNFLCQTPEAGLR, from the coding sequence ATGAAAGGCTTTTGCCATTTTCTTCTGCTGCTTTTGCTGGCCAGCGAAGCGCGCGCGGTGGCTCCGGCCATGCGAGTTCGATTCCCCTCACCCACGATTCAAGTCGAGGCCGGGCGGACCAAGATGATCGCCTTTCAACGCTCCGGCACCGACCTCGCCCCAGCCGAGTTGCAACCGATTGTCACGCCCGCCGATCAGGTTGAAGTCGTCCTGCCAGGGAAAATTCTCGATCAACAGCCCGTCGGCTATCTCCGCATTCGCGCGCTCAAGCCGGGCCGCGCCACCCTGAAAATGGGCGGCGCATCGCTGGCCTTGGAAATCACCCCGGAGACCACGCCCAAACTCGTCCTGGAACCCCGGATCGTCGCGCCGCTCGCGGGAGCGGCCGTGTGGGGTCAGGTCGCGGTGACGGCGGATTGTTTCGTGCCCGATGGAACGGAAGCGACCGCCGTGTTGCGGCTGGCAAATGGCACGGAGGTATTTCCCGAGCCACTGGCCGCCGTGCCGAAAGGACCGGGGCGGCATTTTGTTTTCTCAGTCGATACCACTCGCATGAGTTCCGGCGAGACCGATCTGAATCTCGAAGTGGTGGTGAAAGGTTCCGCTCCCATCGCTGCGGAGCCGGTGCGCGTGCGGGTGATTGCACCCAAAGTCGAGGAACTAATCGCCGGCGAATGCGAGGATACGATCAACACACCGCGCACGGAAAAATACGGTTTGAAAACTCCTGTCGTCGGCAAGGACGACTCCGCTTCCAGTGGCGCGTGTGTGCGCAATACCAGTCCCGAGCCAGTCTGGCTGACTTCCATCGATATCAAGGAAGCGGGCGAATATCAGATGATGGTCGTTGCCCGTGGCGATGCGGCGGTCGGTGCATATCCGACGATGACGTTGCGACTCGACGACCTCCCGAAACCGGTCACCAACGGACGCGTGAGCGATCACATCTGGCGTCGTGCGCCGCTCGGATTGCCGGTGCATCTGGACGTGGGTTCGCACATCGTCGGCGTGCGTTTTCAGAATGATTTCAGCAACGGCAAAGTGGATCGCAACCTGTATCTGGATCGCTACGAATTTGCCAAAGTCAGCGCAGGTCCCGCCGTTGCCGGGGAAGGCGATGCGCCAATGATGATGATGGCCCCAATGATGTCCGATGCAGCGACGCCAGTTCGCGTGGGCGCGAGTGGATTCAAGGTGAATTTCTCAAGTATTTTCGACGGACGCAGCGTGGCGGGTCCGGTGACGTTGAAGGCGCAATGCCGCATGGACGATCCCGCAGCCACGCGTTTCCCGGAGATTGGGCTTTGGGTGAATAAAACGAAAGTCGCCTCGGAAAGTGGGCCGTCGCTGGTTTACACAATCGATCCCGGAATGCTGAATCCGGGCCAGAATACAGTGCAACTCCGCTCACAGGACGCCGTCGGAGCCTGGGTCGAATCGGCCCCGCAGACTCTCGTTCTCGATGGCCCAAAACCGCCGACCACGCGGCGGGTGGAATATTTTACGATGTTCGATCCTGGTTGGGATGGCGAAATGGCGAAACGCTACGAGAAAGAGGGCAAGCGTCTCGCCGATTCGGCGGCATGGTTTACGAATGGCGAATCCGTCCTGCGCCTGCCGGAAACGCTGACGGGAAATTTCCAACTCTCGTTGCTGGCGAAGGGCCAGTTTTACAAAGTTCTGCCGATGGCCGAGGTCGCGCTGCGAGTCAATGGAAAGGAAACCGCCGTCCTCCAGAGTGAAATCAAACCCGAATGGAGCGAGGTGCGCGCGGGCAATTTCTCGCTGCCTACCGGTCCCAAGGAACTCGTCGTGCGCTTCATAAACGACGAATCCGATGGCCGCAAAAATGACCGCAATTTCTGGCTGCGCGCCATCAAACTCACAGAGTCAACCACTCCGCAAAAAGCCAGCGTCGCCCTCAAATACTGGCCGCAAAATCAGGCTGCCGGCCTCTCCGACGCGGTCGTCGCGCAGTTCTCCGCGCCCGATGGATTGGCCACGGCGGACCTCGTGATCGACGACATTCCGCAGAATCTGGCGACCGATATTTCCGATGGCCTGAATCCGGTCTTACTCCCTTTACTGACGCGTTCGCTGAAGCCGGGGAGCCATCGTTTGCAGGTCGTCGCCTTCGATGCGGATGGCAAAAAGACGGCCTCCACAACGAAGGAAATTTTCGTCAGCGCCAAACGCGAACCCGCCACTGGAAATTATGCCAAAGCCGTCGCGCTCTTGGATCGTCTGGGCTTCGGAGCATCGCCTGCCGATCTGCTGCCGTTGCTCACTCAAGGTCCGGCCCAATGGCTCGCTTCCGCCCTCGCTCCCGACGCCAATCAGCGCGCCATCGTGCGTTCCGCGATCAATCAACGTTTCGCGGGTGAAGACGCCAGCAACAATCTCGTGCGCCAGGTTCTCTACGAAGCAGTGGTCGATCCAAATCCGGTCCGCGACCGATTCGTTCTCTGGACGGAGAACCATTTTTCCACCTGGATCGAGAAGACTGGGCGTGAGAAAAAACGTCGCGAGCACGAGGCCTTTGCTCGCATCGGAGTCGCATCGTTTTCTGATTTGCTGCTCACTTCGGCGATGAGCCCGGCGATGCTGCTCTATCTCGATCAGCAGCGGAGTTTTGCCGGTCGGCTCAATGAAAATTATGCCCGCGAAATCATGGAACTTCACACGCTCGGGGTTAAAGGTGGCTACACCCAATCCGATGTCACGGCGCTTGCGGGCCTGCTCACCGGCTGGAGCATGGCCGAGCAAGGCGACCTCGAAGGCACCGGCGGCGACCTCGTCGGTGAGTTTCGATACGACCCGGATTTGAATGCCGGGGCTCCCACGCAGATTCTCGGTCTAGAGTTTCCCAAGGCCGCGCCCGAGGAGCGTTTTGCCCGCGTCGAGATGGCGCTCGACATGCTGGCTTCGTATCCGAGCACCGGTGAATTTATCTCGCGCAAACTGGCCGAGCATTATGTTTCCGATCCGGCTCCCGCCTCACTCGTTCAGAAAATGGGACTGGTCTATTTGAAGACCGGCGGCGACATGAAGGCGCTGATGACTGCGATGGTGCAGAGCCCGGAATTTGCCGCTGCGCCCCGGCGGATTGCAACTCCGCTGGATTTTTCATTGCGCATGGCCCGAGCCGTTCGGCTGGAGGAAACGAGCCCGATTGCTGACTTTTTGCGCCGCAGCGGGATGGGGCTTTTCGATCACTCGACACCGGACGGCTATTCGGCGGCCGACTCGGATTACGTGAGTTCCAATGCATTGATGCAGCGTTGGAGATTGGGTCAAAAAATCGAGGGTCCACTCCTTTCCGTGATTCCAAAAACGTGGCGCGATGAAAAGAAACTCACCCCCGAGCAAACCCAGCGAATGCTCGATTTCACCGCCACCCGGCTTCTCGGTGCCTGCCTCAGCGAAACCTCCAACCAAGCCGCCATAGAGCTGCTCGCCAAAACCGAACCGACCGGCGACGCGCGTTCCCGCTTGATCGTTAATTTTCTCTGCCAAACCCCCGAAGCCGGACTCCGCTAA
- a CDS encoding ATPase domain-containing protein → MPASSTEVKNANVCSTGIEGLDQILRGGLPLHRFYLVQGDPGVGKTTLGLNFLLEGVKGGDKGLYITLSETHDELVEVAKSHEWDLTQISILELSALEETLFAEAQNTLFYPAEVELNQLAQILMERVVEVNPGRVIFDSLSELRLLAQNPLRYRRQLLALKQFFSGRKCTVLVMDDRTSETSDREVQSIAHGVIKLEQMAPEYGESRRRISVVKVRGAVFSGGYHDYVIRQGGLVVYPRLTAAEKQGVFPSGAASGGIPELDQLLGGGLDRGTSTLFMGPPGTGKSTLGAQFAVAAAERGENSIVFTFDEKVETYIHRGDSIGLGVSRQIDAGRINAIQINPAELSPGEFANCIRAAVEEKQARVVIIDSLNGYLNSMPEESFLAVQMHELLSYLAQRGIVTILILAQNGLIGAAMQSPVDITYLADTVVILRYFEAEGTVKKAISVIKKRSGDHERTIREFAITPDGIQVGAPLNAFHGVLSGIPTFQGQGDAPTPSQHPHGPL, encoded by the coding sequence ATGCCTGCATCATCGACTGAAGTCAAAAATGCCAACGTCTGCTCCACCGGAATCGAGGGGCTCGACCAAATCCTCCGGGGCGGACTGCCGCTCCACCGCTTTTACCTCGTGCAGGGCGATCCCGGTGTGGGCAAAACCACGCTCGGGCTCAACTTCCTTCTGGAGGGCGTCAAGGGCGGGGACAAGGGACTCTACATCACGCTTTCCGAGACGCACGACGAACTGGTCGAAGTCGCCAAATCGCATGAATGGGATCTAACTCAAATCTCGATTTTGGAGTTGTCGGCACTTGAGGAAACGCTCTTCGCGGAGGCGCAGAACACGCTTTTTTATCCGGCGGAAGTCGAGTTGAACCAGCTAGCGCAGATCCTCATGGAGCGCGTGGTGGAGGTCAATCCGGGGCGCGTGATCTTCGACTCGCTCTCCGAGTTGCGGCTGCTCGCGCAAAATCCGTTGCGCTACCGCCGGCAGTTGCTGGCCTTGAAGCAATTCTTTAGTGGCCGCAAATGCACCGTGCTCGTGATGGACGACCGCACCAGCGAAACCTCCGATCGCGAGGTGCAAAGCATCGCCCACGGTGTGATCAAACTCGAGCAGATGGCCCCCGAATACGGCGAGTCGCGCCGGCGCATTTCCGTCGTGAAAGTGCGCGGGGCCGTCTTCAGCGGCGGCTACCACGATTACGTCATCAGGCAGGGCGGACTTGTGGTCTATCCTCGGCTCACAGCGGCGGAAAAACAGGGAGTCTTCCCCAGCGGCGCAGCCTCGGGCGGCATCCCGGAGCTCGATCAGCTCCTCGGCGGCGGCCTCGATCGCGGCACGAGCACCCTCTTTATGGGACCGCCCGGAACCGGCAAATCGACCCTCGGCGCGCAGTTTGCCGTGGCGGCTGCGGAGCGCGGGGAAAACTCCATCGTCTTCACTTTCGACGAAAAAGTGGAGACCTACATCCACCGGGGCGACTCCATCGGACTTGGGGTTAGCCGTCAGATCGACGCTGGCCGGATCAACGCCATACAGATCAACCCCGCCGAGCTGTCTCCGGGGGAATTTGCCAACTGCATTCGCGCCGCCGTCGAGGAAAAGCAGGCCCGCGTAGTCATCATCGACAGCCTCAACGGCTACCTCAATTCCATGCCCGAGGAATCTTTCCTCGCCGTGCAGATGCACGAGTTGCTCAGTTATCTGGCGCAGCGGGGGATCGTCACCATTCTCATCCTCGCGCAAAACGGCCTCATCGGCGCCGCCATGCAATCGCCCGTGGACATCACCTACCTGGCCGACACCGTTGTCATCCTGCGCTACTTCGAGGCCGAGGGCACGGTGAAAAAAGCCATTTCCGTGATCAAGAAACGCAGCGGCGACCACGAGCGAACGATCCGCGAGTTTGCGATCACCCCCGACGGCATTCAGGTCGGCGCACCGCTCAATGCATTCCATGGCGTCCTCTCCGGCATCCCCACTTTCCAGGGGCAGGGCGATGCCCCGACGCCAAGCCAGCACCCGCATGGACCTCTCTAA
- a CDS encoding ATP-binding protein — MDLSNASDRGGHLSPDASAGPPGDECIFVLAPLGRDAELASAALAQAGFSTRICRDLPDIIDRLSNAGDDCGAVLIAEESLLTSEVARFTGYLESQPAWSDLPVVILTQGRITSELSPSLLQRFAPHGNITLLERPLRVITLRSIMEVALRARRRQYEVRDLIREREAVLSSERAARTEAEKANRMKDEFLATLSHELRTPLNAILGWTSILRGVPEDRMELEQGLEIIERNARAQAVIIDDLLDMSRIISGKINLEVVGIHLGALIESAVKTVRPGADAREIALEVAIDPSLGAFCGDPNRLQQVFYNLLTNAIKFTPPGGSVRVNLRQLEAAVEVSIRDSGMGIEPEFLPLVFDRFRQANASSTRKHGGLGLGLAIVKNLIELHGGQVRAESAGLGCGSTFIVTLPVSHKSSQTPLTTPELLPTLDPAGVPPDAREPWKSAPRLDGIHVLVVDDEPDTLSMMRRFLQESGAQVTTASSAADAFAAFQSGPPDILVSDIGMPGENGYSLIRRVRALPVEHGGVVPAVAVTAYARAEDREQAEQAGFNDHLTKPIDAARLLDLLASLTCAAD, encoded by the coding sequence ATGGACCTCTCTAACGCGAGCGACCGTGGCGGGCATCTGTCCCCAGATGCCTCGGCCGGGCCACCCGGCGACGAATGCATCTTCGTCCTCGCCCCGCTGGGACGCGATGCGGAGCTGGCCAGCGCCGCACTGGCTCAAGCCGGGTTCAGCACCCGCATCTGCCGCGATCTGCCCGACATCATCGACCGCCTGTCGAACGCCGGCGACGACTGCGGCGCGGTGCTCATTGCCGAGGAATCGCTCCTCACCAGCGAGGTTGCGCGCTTCACCGGGTATCTCGAAAGCCAGCCCGCGTGGTCCGATCTGCCCGTCGTCATTCTCACCCAGGGCCGCATCACCAGTGAGTTGAGTCCGAGCCTGCTCCAGCGGTTCGCCCCGCATGGAAATATCACCCTGCTCGAGCGCCCCCTGCGCGTCATCACCCTGCGCAGCATTATGGAAGTCGCCTTGCGCGCCCGCCGCCGCCAATACGAAGTGCGCGACCTCATTCGCGAGCGCGAGGCCGTCCTTTCCAGCGAACGCGCCGCGCGCACCGAGGCCGAAAAGGCCAATCGCATGAAGGACGAGTTTCTCGCCACCCTCAGCCACGAATTGCGCACCCCGCTCAACGCCATCCTCGGCTGGACCTCCATCCTGCGCGGCGTCCCCGAGGATCGCATGGAACTCGAGCAGGGCCTGGAAATCATCGAGCGCAACGCCCGCGCGCAAGCCGTCATCATCGACGACCTGCTCGACATGAGCCGGATCATTTCGGGCAAGATCAACCTCGAAGTCGTCGGCATCCACCTCGGCGCGCTCATCGAGTCGGCGGTGAAAACCGTGCGACCCGGAGCCGACGCCCGCGAGATTGCACTCGAAGTCGCCATTGATCCCTCGCTCGGCGCATTCTGCGGCGACCCGAATCGATTGCAGCAGGTCTTTTACAACCTGCTCACCAACGCCATCAAATTCACCCCGCCCGGCGGCTCCGTCCGCGTGAACCTGCGGCAACTCGAGGCTGCGGTGGAAGTCAGCATCCGCGACTCCGGCATGGGAATCGAACCCGAGTTTTTGCCCCTCGTCTTCGACCGCTTCCGCCAGGCCAACGCCAGCAGCACCCGCAAACACGGCGGCCTCGGCCTCGGCCTCGCCATTGTCAAAAACCTCATCGAACTCCACGGCGGCCAGGTGCGGGCCGAGAGCGCCGGCCTCGGCTGCGGCTCCACCTTCATCGTCACCCTGCCCGTCAGCCACAAGTCGAGTCAGACCCCGCTCACCACGCCCGAACTCCTGCCCACCCTCGATCCCGCCGGCGTCCCACCCGACGCCCGGGAGCCATGGAAGTCCGCCCCGCGCCTCGACGGCATCCACGTTTTGGTCGTCGATGATGAACCCGACACACTCTCTATGATGCGCCGGTTCCTCCAGGAAAGCGGCGCGCAAGTCACCACCGCCTCCTCAGCGGCGGATGCCTTTGCCGCGTTTCAATCCGGCCCGCCCGACATCCTCGTCAGCGACATCGGCATGCCTGGGGAAAACGGCTACTCGCTCATCCGCCGGGTGCGCGCCCTGCCCGTCGAACACGGCGGCGTCGTCCCGGCGGTGGCCGTCACCGCCTACGCCCGCGCCGAGGACCGGGAGCAAGCCGAGCAAGCCGGTTTCAACGACCACCTCACCAAACCCATCGACGCCGCCCGCCTCCTCGACCTCCTCGCCAGCCTCACCTGTGCTGCGGATTAA